Proteins encoded by one window of Lactobacillus paragasseri:
- the recA gene encoding recombinase RecA yields the protein MAKDDKKKALDIALKKIEKDFGKGAVMRMGEKVDTQISTIPSGSLALDAALGVGGYPRGRIIEVYGPESSGKTTVALHAVAEVQKRGGTAAYIDAENAMDPAYAEALGVDIDSLILSQPNTGEEGLQIADTLIASGAIDILVVDSVAALVPRAEIDGDMGDSHVGLQARLMSQALRKLSGNISKTKTIAVFINQIREKVGVMFGNPETTPGGRALKFYSTIRLEVRRAEQIKQGSDVIGNRVKLKVVKNKVAPPFKVAEVDIMYGKGISQTGELIDMAADKDIIKKAGSWYSYGDDRIGQGRENAKQYLEEHPDVYDEVKEKVRKAYGIDAKAIEERENPEKIKQEKEAAAVKDDASNEKSKKN from the coding sequence TTGGCTAAAGATGATAAAAAGAAGGCCTTAGACATTGCCTTAAAGAAGATTGAAAAAGACTTTGGAAAAGGCGCAGTTATGCGTATGGGTGAAAAAGTAGACACTCAAATTTCCACTATTCCTTCCGGTTCACTAGCTTTAGATGCTGCTCTTGGAGTTGGTGGTTATCCACGTGGACGAATTATTGAAGTATATGGACCAGAAAGTTCTGGTAAAACTACAGTAGCACTTCATGCTGTTGCAGAAGTTCAAAAGCGTGGCGGAACGGCTGCATACATTGATGCTGAAAATGCTATGGATCCGGCTTATGCTGAGGCATTAGGTGTAGATATTGATTCATTAATTTTATCTCAACCAAATACTGGTGAAGAAGGATTACAAATTGCAGATACTTTGATTGCCAGTGGTGCAATTGATATTTTGGTTGTGGATTCAGTTGCTGCATTAGTACCACGAGCTGAAATTGATGGTGATATGGGAGACTCTCACGTTGGTTTACAGGCGAGATTAATGAGTCAGGCCTTGCGGAAACTTTCTGGAAATATTTCTAAGACGAAGACAATCGCCGTTTTCATTAACCAAATTCGTGAAAAAGTTGGTGTGATGTTTGGAAATCCAGAAACTACTCCTGGTGGTCGCGCTTTAAAGTTCTACTCTACTATTCGATTAGAAGTTCGTCGCGCAGAACAGATCAAGCAAGGATCCGATGTAATTGGTAACCGTGTTAAGCTAAAGGTTGTTAAGAACAAGGTTGCTCCACCATTTAAAGTGGCAGAAGTTGATATCATGTACGGTAAAGGAATTTCTCAAACTGGTGAATTAATTGATATGGCTGCTGACAAGGATATCATTAAGAAGGCTGGTTCATGGTATTCATACGGTGATGATCGAATTGGTCAGGGACGTGAGAATGCTAAGCAGTACCTTGAAGAACATCCAGATGTGTATGATGAAGTAAAAGAAAAAGTGCGTAAAGCATATGGAATTGATGCTAAAGCTATTGAAGAGCGTGAAAACCCCGAAAAAATAAAGCAGGAGAAGGAAGCAGCAGCGGTAAAAGATGATGCTTCCAATGAGAAAAGTAAAAAAAACTAG
- the pgsA gene encoding CDP-diacylglycerol--glycerol-3-phosphate 3-phosphatidyltransferase, whose translation MNLPNKLTMFRIFMIPVFMLVLIFNWPAGGAIVLGAHIYWSHVLAAVIFAVASITDFLDGHIARSRNLVTNFGKFADPLADKMLTMTAFVFLISLNLAPAWVVAIIVCRELAVTGLRLILAENKGQVLAAKMPGKIKTTTQMLSIIFLLLGDVYCIGTILLYICLIFTIYSGYDYFKQSGDVFKGEI comes from the coding sequence ATGAATTTACCAAATAAATTAACTATGTTTAGAATTTTTATGATTCCAGTTTTTATGCTAGTTTTAATTTTTAACTGGCCGGCTGGTGGTGCAATTGTTTTAGGTGCACATATTTACTGGTCTCATGTATTAGCTGCAGTGATTTTTGCAGTGGCATCAATAACTGACTTTTTAGATGGTCATATCGCTCGTTCAAGAAATTTGGTAACCAATTTTGGAAAATTTGCTGACCCATTAGCAGACAAGATGCTAACAATGACTGCTTTTGTATTTTTAATTTCTTTAAATCTAGCACCTGCGTGGGTAGTGGCTATTATTGTTTGTCGTGAATTGGCTGTTACTGGCTTACGCTTGATTTTAGCTGAGAATAAAGGCCAAGTTTTAGCTGCCAAAATGCCAGGTAAGATTAAAACAACTACGCAAATGTTGTCCATCATTTTCTTATTGCTTGGTGACGTTTACTGCATCGGTACCATTTTATTGTATATTTGCTTAATCTTTACAATTTACTCAGGTTATGATTACTTTAAGCAAAGTGGCGATGTATTTAAAGGTGAAATTTAA
- a CDS encoding helix-turn-helix domain-containing protein, translated as MADIGDKLRSARKAKGMSIEDVEKITKIQRRYLTAIENNDFDQLPGDFYVRAFIRQFADVVGLNGKELLADYKSEVPEAKPEEYVENSIDNKSEKIKETTNSRKGMWRSYLPQIATVVGVVLVILVVYIVYTRFFTGTNQQSANQAENVTVSSSRIKSSKSKTSSKKKSTPKSKTSEVKIASLGNNSYRVSGMKDDRTLTLGTTKNEVWAQILVNGSSVWQGTLKANGKHSVQLPQNVNSVSVQMGNSVSTTLTLAGKKVNVHNSTNPASPMTVRFTFSGQNSQTTSTQQSSATTQSSTTTNNVNTQTQQNQQGTQNTQNTQNTQGQTNTNQNNGGQSNR; from the coding sequence ATGGCAGATATTGGAGATAAATTACGCAGTGCTCGTAAGGCAAAGGGCATGTCAATTGAAGATGTTGAAAAAATAACAAAGATTCAGCGTAGATATCTTACAGCAATCGAAAATAATGATTTTGATCAATTGCCAGGAGATTTTTATGTTAGAGCCTTTATTAGACAATTCGCCGATGTGGTTGGTCTTAATGGTAAAGAACTATTAGCGGACTATAAATCAGAGGTTCCTGAAGCAAAGCCTGAGGAATACGTTGAAAACTCCATCGACAATAAAAGTGAGAAAATTAAAGAAACTACAAATAGTCGTAAAGGAATGTGGCGTAGTTACCTACCTCAGATTGCAACCGTAGTTGGTGTTGTTTTAGTAATTTTGGTAGTTTATATTGTTTATACTCGTTTCTTTACTGGAACTAATCAGCAATCAGCAAATCAAGCTGAGAACGTAACTGTTTCTTCTTCTCGTATTAAATCTTCAAAATCTAAAACTTCATCAAAGAAGAAATCAACTCCAAAGTCTAAGACTTCAGAAGTTAAAATTGCTAGTTTAGGTAATAATAGTTATCGTGTTAGCGGGATGAAAGATGACCGTACTTTAACTTTAGGCACCACTAAGAATGAAGTTTGGGCACAAATTTTAGTTAATGGTTCTTCAGTTTGGCAAGGAACATTAAAGGCAAACGGTAAGCATTCAGTTCAATTACCGCAGAATGTAAATAGTGTTTCTGTGCAAATGGGTAATAGCGTTTCGACTACTTTGACTTTAGCTGGTAAGAAGGTGAATGTCCATAATTCAACGAATCCTGCTTCACCAATGACTGTCAGATTTACTTTTAGTGGACAAAATAGTCAAACTACTAGTACTCAACAAAGTAGCGCAACTACTCAAAGTTCTACTACTACGAATAATGTGAATACGCAGACACAGCAAAATCAACAAGGTACTCAAAACACTCAAAACACTCAAAATACTCAAGGGCAAACGAATACCAATCAAAATAATGGAGGTCAAAGTAACCGTTAA
- the ymfI gene encoding elongation factor P 5-aminopentanone reductase, with product MKRAIVFGATGGIGKAIAAQLAAKGWSLYIHFNHSSQEAEKMVAEFIDKYPSQEFFPLKLDFLAEDEVIKTTVASLLPLNAAIFTQGITNYQFLGSQELTQIEKIMQINLLVPIKITSLLESQLLKRKHGRIIFIGSVYGGQAGALESVYSASKGGLSSFAQGYAREVASAHLTVNVIAPGAVDTPMNAIFDAETLNEVKNEIPAGRLAEPSDIVFWVENLLDKRSDYLTGQTIYVDGGWLV from the coding sequence ATGAAACGTGCAATAGTTTTTGGTGCAACAGGAGGAATTGGTAAGGCCATTGCAGCCCAGCTTGCTGCAAAAGGCTGGTCTTTATACATTCACTTTAATCATAGCAGTCAAGAAGCTGAAAAAATGGTGGCAGAGTTTATTGATAAATATCCAAGTCAAGAATTCTTTCCTTTAAAGTTAGATTTCTTGGCTGAAGATGAAGTAATTAAAACTACAGTCGCTAGCCTTTTACCATTAAATGCGGCTATTTTCACTCAAGGGATAACTAACTATCAATTCCTTGGTAGTCAAGAATTGACTCAAATAGAAAAAATTATGCAAATTAATTTATTAGTGCCAATAAAGATCACTTCTCTTTTAGAATCACAGCTTTTAAAAAGAAAACATGGACGTATTATCTTCATTGGCTCGGTATATGGCGGCCAAGCAGGTGCGTTAGAAAGCGTATATAGTGCCAGTAAGGGTGGTTTATCTAGCTTTGCACAAGGATATGCACGTGAAGTCGCATCAGCTCATTTGACGGTAAACGTGATTGCTCCTGGGGCAGTTGATACACCAATGAATGCAATTTTTGATGCAGAAACTTTAAATGAAGTAAAAAATGAAATTCCCGCAGGGAGATTAGCTGAACCTAGTGATATAGTTTTTTGGGTAGAAAACTTACTTGATAAACGTTCAGACTATTTGACTGGCCAAACTATTTATGTTGATGGTGGCTGGCTTGTTTAA
- a CDS encoding M16 family metallopeptidase, which translates to MKKLDVTTRDYKSGFRAKVIRRPLFAQKFMGIIVDFGGSDPQKLCGGAHFLEHKLFAKKNGDISQQFEAVGVSTNAFTTYNETMFYASFTEHWRQVLPLIFELVGTTYFTKSNVTKEAKIIAQELAMYQDDPNWQVNYELMQMMFPKTNLAEDLTGTKASLKKMTPEILQEIYDNNYVSGRMEFVACGGFSENQTREVLREVGKLESKYLISKKVAPKKLTLVSPKKQHNTIIDSDLATSRVGIGIRLPNFEKVGLKNSTAQTILEMMLQAKLGVTSPWFEEMQKQGILNSPMELQVSYTTEGNFATIIGASNKPDLFLENTKNQLLEVPISKEAFVFQKKEVLAQTIREFDDLSTVAIEEAEYGLENEDFNTAAHVIQSLSFNEFYTAIDNILAKSDIFTTILKGKEEAD; encoded by the coding sequence ATGAAAAAATTAGATGTAACTACCAGAGATTATAAGTCTGGATTTCGAGCAAAGGTAATTAGAAGGCCATTATTTGCACAAAAATTTATGGGAATTATTGTGGATTTTGGTGGAAGTGATCCTCAGAAGTTGTGTGGCGGAGCTCATTTTTTGGAACATAAATTATTTGCCAAAAAGAATGGTGATATATCGCAGCAATTTGAAGCAGTTGGTGTTTCTACTAATGCATTTACTACGTATAACGAAACAATGTTTTATGCTAGTTTTACTGAACATTGGCGGCAAGTGTTGCCACTGATTTTTGAATTAGTAGGAACAACGTATTTTACTAAAAGCAACGTTACAAAAGAGGCAAAGATCATTGCTCAAGAGTTAGCGATGTATCAAGACGATCCGAATTGGCAAGTAAATTATGAACTGATGCAGATGATGTTTCCTAAGACAAATTTGGCGGAGGATTTAACTGGAACCAAAGCTAGTTTAAAAAAGATGACGCCAGAAATTTTACAGGAAATTTATGATAATAATTATGTTAGTGGTCGAATGGAATTTGTCGCATGTGGTGGATTTAGCGAAAATCAAACAAGAGAAGTCCTGCGTGAAGTAGGGAAACTTGAGAGTAAATATTTAATTTCTAAAAAAGTTGCTCCTAAAAAATTAACTCTTGTAAGTCCAAAAAAACAGCATAATACCATTATTGATTCTGATCTAGCTACTTCACGCGTTGGTATAGGGATCAGGCTGCCTAACTTTGAAAAAGTTGGTCTAAAAAATAGTACTGCACAAACAATTCTTGAAATGATGCTCCAAGCTAAGTTGGGAGTAACCAGTCCCTGGTTTGAAGAAATGCAAAAGCAGGGAATTTTAAATTCTCCGATGGAGCTTCAAGTTTCTTATACTACTGAAGGAAATTTTGCTACGATTATTGGCGCTTCGAATAAGCCAGATTTATTTTTAGAAAATACCAAAAATCAGCTACTAGAAGTTCCAATATCAAAAGAGGCATTCGTATTCCAAAAGAAAGAGGTCTTGGCACAGACGATTAGAGAATTTGATGATTTAAGTACAGTTGCAATCGAAGAAGCTGAATATGGTTTAGAAAATGAAGACTTTAATACTGCAGCTCACGTAATTCAATCCTTAAGTTTTAATGAATTTTATACAGCAATTGATAATATTTTAGCTAAAAGTGATATATTTACTACAATTTTAAAAGGCAAAGAGGAAGCTGATTAA
- a CDS encoding M16 family metallopeptidase has product MTNIRIDHNLKFKTATLGCFLRLPLDKKTLALANILACMQSNASKSFPGINIQARTFSNLYNASLQVFPEVFGNQIVVFYTINFVEPREILDPDYNYQVVMDAFFKVVKEPLFDGQLLELAKRQLEQERKQYYELPANFALNGFFNTWYRNTPNYQDSVFGDEKTLKDASLEEIKSFFNTLKNAPAFCLGQAQDPDSLTDLVQNRIDWAGYFDDFVVPTLSLATTEDPVEKEVQFKSEQAQLLIGYGYDQSLPVYFKQFGGLFLGEYLAGDESSKLFTEVRKKLGAAYAIDATNYVNNSLFLISTGISKEKIAVASKAIKNGVKAVQEGKVDKDVFNKAKAALKRNYQISADRQDLILIQMLANALRGRDYTFVQRINDVEQFKIDKLIDFSQKLYFNESYCLK; this is encoded by the coding sequence ATGACGAATATTAGAATTGACCATAATTTAAAATTTAAAACAGCCACTTTAGGCTGTTTTTTGCGTTTGCCTTTAGATAAGAAGACATTGGCTTTGGCAAATATTTTAGCTTGTATGCAGAGCAATGCTAGTAAAAGTTTTCCGGGTATAAATATTCAGGCAAGGACTTTTTCTAATCTATATAATGCGAGTTTACAAGTTTTTCCTGAAGTATTTGGAAATCAAATTGTAGTTTTTTACACTATAAATTTTGTTGAGCCTCGTGAAATTCTTGATCCAGACTATAATTATCAAGTAGTAATGGATGCCTTTTTCAAGGTGGTAAAGGAGCCGCTTTTTGATGGTCAGTTATTAGAGCTAGCCAAAAGACAGCTTGAACAGGAAAGAAAACAATACTATGAACTACCTGCAAACTTTGCTTTGAACGGCTTTTTTAATACTTGGTATCGAAATACACCTAATTATCAAGATAGTGTTTTTGGCGATGAGAAGACATTAAAAGATGCTAGCTTAGAAGAAATTAAGTCATTTTTTAATACACTAAAAAATGCGCCTGCCTTTTGTTTGGGACAAGCACAAGATCCTGATAGTTTAACTGATTTAGTTCAAAATCGAATTGATTGGGCCGGTTATTTTGATGATTTTGTTGTGCCAACATTATCTTTAGCGACTACGGAAGATCCAGTAGAAAAAGAAGTACAATTTAAGAGTGAACAAGCGCAGCTTTTAATTGGTTATGGTTATGATCAGTCCTTGCCAGTGTATTTTAAACAATTTGGAGGTCTGTTCTTAGGAGAATATCTTGCTGGGGATGAGTCATCTAAGCTGTTTACTGAGGTCAGAAAAAAATTAGGAGCAGCGTATGCCATTGATGCAACTAATTATGTTAATAATTCACTTTTTTTAATTAGCACAGGAATTTCTAAAGAAAAGATTGCAGTTGCTTCTAAGGCAATTAAAAACGGTGTGAAGGCGGTCCAAGAAGGAAAAGTGGACAAAGATGTTTTTAATAAAGCTAAAGCTGCTTTGAAGCGTAATTATCAAATAAGTGCTGATCGACAGGATTTAATTTTAATTCAAATGCTGGCAAATGCTTTAAGAGGTCGCGACTATACTTTTGTACAACGAATTAATGATGTTGAGCAATTTAAAATAGATAAGTTAATCGACTTTAGTCAAAAATTGTACTTTAATGAAAGCTATTGTTTAAAATGA
- a CDS encoding FtsK/SpoIIIE family DNA translocase: MAKKRKRRTKRKRKTTTKKKKQSMEWVITGIVLVLIAVLSCVHFGLFSQQLINLIRFFVGDSHYLASIVLGLVGLVMVIYNQPPRFGLKRGSGLGIFYLGLLLWESSRVFNQMMIHQGFVNAFLTSIGEEFSRAQITTKVGGGFIGSMFYQLIFPILGTVGSEVISLLMMLVGVLMICNVKFATLLSGFQKGSQLVIEKNKDAGDALKNKYNDLVEKHEQSKQEKLNNREKLTDPLDNHDDTFPSTADFTEDAPISNKTQDLEETPHFDPPIEVSQENTAASETEVGDNLTDDLPISHSYAEEDQKMKQELQDVDHGDLETKQHAQTKNANYQKPPINLLAPIKSVDQSQDKSLIQKNTEVLESTFKSFGVHVIVKKAVLGPTVTRYEVQPAVGVKVSKIVNLADDLALALAAKDIRIEAPIPGKPLIGIEVPNRTTSAVSFKDVMLHQDSKAKDISLDVPLGKDVEGKVISADLRKMPHLLIAGSTGSGKSVAINTIITSILMKSYPEDVKLVLIDPKMVELSVYNGIPHLLIPVVTDAKLATNALRKTVKEMERRYQLFAAGGVRNITEYNQKVAENNADKTNTVMEKLPYIVVIVDELSDLMMVAGHDVEDAIVRLAQMARAAGIHMILATQRPSVDVITGLIKANVPSRISFAVSSGVDSRTILDQVGAEKLLGRGDMLFLPIGAAKPERVQGAFISVNEVEKIVSWVKEQQEAVYNEDMIPSKNDSENQTDGEDEPEDEFYDQAVALVRKQQSASVSMLQRRFRIGYNRAARIVDAMEAKGIVGPSEGSKPRQVLIPPEKDDDQ; this comes from the coding sequence ATGGCTAAAAAGCGAAAACGCAGGACAAAAAGAAAGAGAAAGACAACTACTAAGAAGAAAAAGCAAAGTATGGAATGGGTCATCACTGGAATCGTACTTGTTTTAATAGCAGTTTTAAGTTGCGTTCATTTCGGCTTGTTTAGTCAACAACTAATTAACTTAATTCGCTTTTTTGTTGGCGATAGTCACTATTTAGCTAGTATTGTTTTAGGTTTAGTTGGTTTGGTCATGGTAATTTATAATCAGCCACCTCGTTTTGGCCTAAAAAGAGGAAGCGGATTAGGGATTTTTTATTTAGGTTTACTCCTTTGGGAAAGTTCTCGTGTTTTCAATCAAATGATGATCCATCAAGGATTTGTCAACGCCTTTTTAACATCAATTGGTGAAGAATTTTCTCGTGCTCAAATCACGACCAAAGTTGGTGGCGGCTTTATTGGAAGTATGTTTTATCAACTTATTTTTCCAATTTTAGGTACCGTAGGTTCAGAAGTAATATCTTTACTAATGATGCTGGTTGGGGTCTTGATGATCTGTAATGTCAAGTTTGCTACTTTACTATCTGGTTTTCAAAAAGGCTCACAATTAGTAATTGAGAAAAATAAAGATGCTGGAGATGCTTTAAAGAATAAATATAATGATTTAGTCGAAAAGCATGAGCAGAGTAAGCAAGAAAAATTAAATAATCGTGAAAAATTGACGGATCCGTTAGATAATCATGATGATACTTTCCCAAGTACAGCTGATTTCACGGAAGATGCACCTATTTCAAATAAAACTCAAGATCTTGAAGAAACACCTCATTTTGATCCTCCAATTGAGGTTTCTCAAGAAAATACAGCTGCGTCAGAGACAGAAGTTGGAGATAATTTAACTGATGATTTGCCAATTTCACATTCTTATGCCGAAGAAGATCAAAAGATGAAGCAGGAACTTCAGGATGTTGATCATGGTGATTTAGAGACTAAGCAACACGCTCAAACAAAAAATGCTAATTATCAGAAGCCTCCAATTAATTTGTTAGCACCGATAAAAAGCGTTGATCAGAGTCAAGATAAATCTTTAATTCAGAAAAATACTGAAGTTTTAGAATCTACTTTTAAGAGTTTTGGTGTACATGTTATTGTCAAAAAAGCAGTCTTAGGACCAACTGTTACTCGTTATGAAGTACAGCCTGCAGTGGGAGTTAAGGTAAGCAAGATTGTAAACTTAGCAGATGATCTAGCTTTAGCTTTGGCTGCTAAAGATATTCGTATTGAAGCCCCAATCCCAGGAAAGCCATTAATTGGGATTGAAGTGCCTAATCGAACTACCTCGGCTGTTTCTTTTAAAGACGTAATGCTTCATCAAGACTCAAAAGCAAAAGATATTTCACTTGATGTACCTTTAGGTAAAGACGTTGAAGGAAAAGTAATCTCGGCAGATTTACGCAAGATGCCGCACTTATTAATTGCTGGTTCTACTGGGTCTGGTAAATCAGTAGCAATTAATACAATTATTACTAGTATTTTAATGAAGTCTTACCCAGAGGATGTCAAGCTAGTTTTAATTGATCCGAAGATGGTTGAACTTTCTGTATATAATGGGATTCCTCATTTATTAATTCCAGTTGTTACAGATGCAAAGCTAGCTACAAATGCCTTACGTAAAACTGTTAAAGAAATGGAAAGACGTTATCAGCTTTTTGCAGCTGGGGGAGTTCGCAATATTACTGAATATAATCAAAAGGTAGCTGAAAATAATGCCGATAAGACTAATACAGTAATGGAAAAATTGCCTTATATTGTAGTAATTGTAGATGAATTAAGCGATTTGATGATGGTTGCTGGTCATGATGTAGAAGACGCAATTGTTCGTTTAGCACAAATGGCGCGTGCGGCTGGTATTCACATGATTTTGGCAACGCAAAGACCAAGTGTCGACGTTATTACAGGTTTAATTAAGGCAAATGTTCCATCTCGAATTTCATTTGCTGTTTCTAGTGGAGTAGATTCACGGACTATTTTAGATCAAGTTGGAGCTGAAAAGCTTTTAGGACGTGGAGATATGCTTTTCTTACCAATTGGAGCAGCTAAGCCTGAGCGTGTTCAAGGAGCATTTATTTCTGTAAATGAAGTAGAAAAAATAGTGTCGTGGGTAAAAGAGCAGCAAGAAGCGGTGTATAACGAAGACATGATTCCTTCAAAGAATGATTCTGAAAATCAAACTGATGGCGAAGATGAGCCTGAAGATGAGTTCTATGATCAAGCGGTAGCCTTAGTCAGAAAACAGCAGTCAGCAAGCGTATCGATGCTTCAGCGTCGATTTAGAATTGGTTATAATCGAGCAGCAAGAATTGTGGATGCAATGGAAGCAAAGGGAATTGTAGGACCTTCGGAAGGATCTAAACCGAGACAAGTACTTATTCCACCAGAAAAGGATGATGATCAGTAA
- a CDS encoding DUF1149 family protein produces the protein MDFKNMTPIVVRSFHYDLNDEQKVKNEVNVSLRQVYQDLDDGSQDEGKTGKYFEIAVPFEVSPAPGDFTVSGVITRVVQFVDYFGDGTDLEPSDYQLLSRPLVEQIETLTYEITQLTLDHPVNLSFKSNFNELNRDNQKDKDDK, from the coding sequence ATGGATTTTAAAAATATGACTCCAATTGTTGTTCGTTCTTTTCATTATGATTTAAATGATGAACAAAAGGTAAAAAATGAAGTTAATGTTTCATTAAGACAGGTTTACCAAGATTTAGATGATGGTAGCCAAGATGAGGGGAAAACTGGTAAGTATTTTGAAATTGCCGTTCCATTCGAGGTTTCTCCCGCACCTGGTGATTTTACTGTTAGTGGTGTAATTACGAGAGTTGTTCAATTTGTTGATTATTTTGGCGATGGGACTGATTTGGAACCATCAGATTACCAGTTACTCTCTAGACCATTAGTTGAACAAATTGAAACTTTAACTTATGAAATTACCCAATTAACTTTAGATCATCCAGTTAACCTTAGTTTTAAATCAAACTTTAACGAATTAAACAGAGACAACCAAAAGGACAAAGATGATAAGTAA
- a CDS encoding tRNA (uridine(34)/cytosine(34)/5-carboxymethylaminomethyluridine(34)-2'-O)-methyltransferase TrmL, giving the protein MTNHVVLYEPLMPANTGNIARTCAGTNTVLDLIEPLGFQIDNKKMKRAGLDYWDKVDIRMHDDLDAFLKTLGPNDEMYLISKFSSKNYAQVDYTDPNKDYYFVFGKETTGLPETFMREYYDRNLRIPMSDNIRCYNLSNSVAMVLLEALRQQGFPNMETSHHYENDKLKDNYNRPERYERNLGEN; this is encoded by the coding sequence ATGACAAACCACGTTGTACTTTATGAGCCATTAATGCCTGCAAATACGGGAAATATTGCTCGAACTTGTGCGGGTACGAATACAGTCTTAGATCTTATTGAACCGCTCGGCTTTCAAATTGATAATAAAAAAATGAAACGTGCAGGATTAGATTATTGGGATAAAGTTGATATTAGAATGCATGATGACTTAGATGCCTTTTTAAAGACTCTTGGTCCAAATGATGAAATGTACTTAATTTCAAAATTTTCTTCAAAAAATTATGCTCAAGTAGACTATACTGATCCTAATAAAGATTATTATTTCGTTTTCGGAAAAGAAACGACTGGTTTACCAGAAACTTTCATGCGAGAATATTATGATCGTAATCTTAGAATCCCTATGTCCGATAATATTCGTTGTTATAATTTATCAAATTCAGTAGCAATGGTCCTTTTAGAAGCTTTGAGACAGCAAGGCTTTCCAAATATGGAAACGAGCCATCATTATGAAAATGATAAGTTAAAAGATAATTACAACCGTCCTGAACGTTATGAAAGAAATTTAGGAGAGAATTAA